A window of the Bacteroides thetaiotaomicron VPI-5482 genome harbors these coding sequences:
- a CDS encoding 16S rRNA (uracil(1498)-N(3))-methyltransferase: MHVFYTPDIQKNYELPEEEAQHCTRVLRLGIGDEITLTDGKGHFYKAEITVATNKRCLVAIKETIFQEPLWPCHLHIAMAPTKNMDRNEWLAEKATEIGFDELTFLNCRFSERKVIKTERIEKILISAIKQSLKARLPKLNEMTDFDKFIAQEFQGQKFIAHCYEGEKPQLKNVLKAGEDALVLIGPEGDFSEEEVKKAIECGFTPISLGKSRLRTETAALVACHTMNLLNQ; the protein is encoded by the coding sequence ATGCACGTATTTTATACTCCCGATATACAGAAAAACTACGAACTTCCGGAAGAGGAAGCACAACATTGTACCCGCGTCCTGCGGTTGGGTATCGGAGACGAAATCACTCTTACGGACGGTAAGGGACATTTCTATAAAGCAGAAATCACGGTTGCAACCAACAAGCGTTGCCTTGTAGCCATCAAAGAAACAATCTTTCAGGAACCGCTCTGGCCGTGTCATCTGCACATTGCCATGGCGCCGACCAAAAATATGGACCGCAATGAATGGCTTGCCGAGAAAGCTACGGAAATCGGATTTGACGAACTGACTTTTCTCAACTGCCGTTTTTCCGAACGCAAGGTGATTAAAACCGAACGGATCGAAAAGATTCTGATATCAGCCATCAAGCAATCTCTTAAGGCTCGCCTGCCGAAACTCAACGAAATGACGGACTTCGACAAGTTCATTGCACAAGAGTTTCAAGGTCAGAAATTTATTGCTCACTGTTACGAAGGCGAAAAGCCTCAGCTGAAAAATGTACTGAAAGCAGGAGAAGATGCTCTCGTTCTGATCGGTCCCGAAGGAGACTTCAGCGAAGAGGAAGTGAAGAAAGCCATCGAATGCGGATTCACTCCCATCAGCTTGGGTAAATCACGGCTTCGGACAGAGACAGCGGCACTCGTGGCTTGCCACACAATGAACTTATTGAACCAATAA
- a CDS encoding DUF4836 family protein, which produces MAKKMISRLSVLAVLIVFLAACSKQTEYTNVIPADATAVASIDLKSLANKAGMNDKENEAAKQKLLEAMKSGMNAATFQQLEKVINNPGASGLDPEAPIYIFSSPQISGGAFVAKVSNEDDLHASLDVMAKEQICQPVSEADGYSFTTLNGNLLAFNETTAIIISASRTSQTEAAKEAITKLMKQTADNSIAKSGAFQKIAKQKSDINFFASMSAIPSTYRSQISMGLPSEIKPEDITILGGLNFEKGKIALKTENYTENDAVKALLKKQMESFGKTNGTFVKYFPASTLMFINMGVKGDGLYNLLSENKEFRSTVSIAKADEVKELFSSFNGDISAGLINVTMNSAPTFLAYADVKNGNALEALYKNKQSLGMRKGEDIMELGKDEYVYKTRGMNIFFGIKDKQMYATNDELLYKSIGKTVDKSIKDAPYAADMKGKTVFMAINAEAILDLPVVKMLVGFGGKEFKTYSDLASKVSYLSVSSEGETSETDLCLKDKDVNALKQIVDFAKQFAGM; this is translated from the coding sequence ATGGCAAAGAAAATGATCTCACGGCTCTCGGTACTGGCAGTACTGATTGTGTTTCTGGCAGCATGTTCCAAACAAACGGAATATACGAACGTAATACCGGCAGACGCTACGGCTGTTGCCTCTATTGATTTGAAATCACTGGCCAACAAAGCCGGAATGAACGACAAAGAAAATGAAGCTGCTAAACAGAAACTGCTGGAAGCAATGAAAAGCGGGATGAATGCTGCCACTTTCCAACAGTTGGAGAAGGTGATCAACAATCCGGGAGCATCCGGTCTGGATCCGGAAGCACCGATCTATATCTTTAGCTCTCCCCAAATTTCCGGTGGTGCATTCGTTGCCAAAGTCAGCAATGAAGACGATTTGCACGCTTCCCTCGATGTGATGGCAAAAGAACAAATCTGCCAGCCGGTCAGCGAAGCGGACGGATATAGCTTCACTACCCTGAACGGAAACTTGCTTGCTTTCAATGAAACCACTGCAATCATTATCTCTGCCAGCAGAACTTCTCAGACAGAAGCAGCCAAAGAAGCCATCACCAAACTAATGAAACAGACTGCCGACAACAGCATTGCGAAATCCGGAGCCTTCCAGAAAATAGCCAAGCAAAAGAGTGATATCAACTTCTTCGCCTCCATGTCAGCAATCCCTTCTACTTACAGAAGCCAGATCAGCATGGGACTTCCTTCTGAAATCAAACCGGAAGACATTACCATCCTAGGCGGACTGAACTTCGAAAAAGGCAAGATCGCCCTTAAAACAGAAAACTACACGGAGAACGACGCCGTCAAAGCGCTTCTGAAAAAACAAATGGAATCATTTGGAAAGACAAACGGCACATTCGTGAAATACTTTCCGGCATCTACGCTGATGTTCATCAATATGGGCGTAAAAGGAGACGGACTTTACAATCTGTTGAGTGAGAATAAAGAATTCCGCAGCACTGTGTCTATCGCCAAAGCGGATGAAGTAAAAGAACTGTTCAGTTCATTCAACGGCGATATCTCTGCCGGGCTGATCAATGTAACCATGAACAGTGCCCCTACTTTTCTTGCTTATGCTGATGTAAAGAATGGGAATGCTCTTGAAGCTCTTTACAAGAACAAGCAGTCACTGGGCATGAGAAAAGGAGAAGACATCATGGAACTGGGCAAAGACGAGTATGTCTACAAAACAAGAGGCATGAATATATTTTTCGGCATCAAGGACAAACAGATGTATGCTACCAATGACGAACTGCTCTACAAGAGCATTGGCAAAACGGTTGACAAATCGATCAAAGACGCTCCTTACGCAGCAGACATGAAAGGCAAGACCGTATTTATGGCCATCAATGCAGAAGCCATACTGGATTTACCGGTCGTAAAGATGCTGGTAGGCTTCGGAGGCAAGGAGTTCAAGACTTATTCTGATCTCGCTTCCAAAGTTTCTTATTTATCCGTTAGTTCGGAAGGAGAAACAAGCGAAACAGACCTTTGCCTGAAAGACAAAGATGTCAATGCCCTCAAACAAATCGTAGATTTTGCCAAGCAATTCGCCGGCATGTAA
- a CDS encoding ATP-binding cassette domain-containing protein, with product MNSIHLQQTLPQVFADRNSVTSDVWHQDLIFRKGEMYLIEAASGTGKSSLCSYLYGYRNDYQGIINFDETNIKAYSVKQWVDLRKHSLSMLFQDLRIFTELTAIENVQLKNNLTGHKKKKEILSLFEKLGISDKLNVKAGKLSFGQQQRVAFIRAFCQPFDFLFLDEPISHLDDENSRIMGEIIIDEAGKQGAGVIATSIGKHIELPYKKVLQL from the coding sequence ATGAATAGTATTCACTTACAGCAAACACTTCCCCAAGTGTTTGCTGACCGTAATTCGGTGACCTCTGATGTATGGCATCAGGACCTTATCTTCCGGAAAGGAGAAATGTATCTGATAGAAGCCGCCTCAGGCACCGGAAAATCATCGTTGTGCAGCTATCTTTACGGCTATCGCAACGATTATCAAGGAATTATCAATTTCGATGAAACCAATATCAAAGCATATTCCGTGAAGCAATGGGTAGACCTGAGAAAGCATTCACTGAGTATGCTTTTTCAAGACTTGCGTATCTTCACCGAACTTACAGCGATAGAAAACGTACAACTGAAGAATAACCTTACCGGACACAAGAAGAAAAAAGAGATTCTTTCATTATTCGAGAAGCTGGGTATCTCAGATAAACTGAACGTGAAAGCCGGAAAACTTTCTTTCGGCCAACAACAACGGGTCGCTTTTATCCGTGCATTCTGCCAGCCGTTCGACTTCCTGTTTCTGGATGAGCCTATCAGCCATTTGGATGATGAGAACAGCCGCATCATGGGAGAAATCATCATTGACGAAGCCGGAAAACAAGGTGCCGGAGTCATCGCCACGTCCATTGGCAAACATATCGAACTGCCATACAAGAAGGTGCTTCAACTATAA